Proteins from a genomic interval of Nocardioides jishulii:
- a CDS encoding DUF2290 domain-containing protein, whose amino-acid sequence MDTVRSAATEIKNTLDYLSGAELVIAVNTLREDGERVTFQIKKDSKLLADRTDATVAQYLTWVESRAFTAILLDGALLQMTYDIEGGEVVGHRLAYVPCPYDLDTDLLEMGDPLESIVDMYSDSSPYLRSPIRFDFDPKSAKAMHPESHLTMISSSCRLPCIAAMHPHRFVDFVFRNFYPHLWAEHRLFFEPSESRNIAGWQLPHEQRAAPYFAWASL is encoded by the coding sequence GTGGATACCGTTCGATCCGCCGCCACGGAGATTAAGAACACCCTCGATTATCTTTCCGGGGCGGAACTAGTTATCGCCGTAAATACACTCAGGGAAGACGGCGAACGGGTTACATTCCAGATCAAGAAGGACTCCAAACTACTCGCAGATCGAACCGATGCGACAGTGGCGCAGTATCTGACTTGGGTCGAGAGTCGCGCATTCACTGCGATTTTGCTTGACGGCGCATTGCTGCAGATGACGTATGACATCGAGGGCGGCGAGGTAGTTGGCCATCGTCTCGCCTATGTTCCGTGTCCATATGATCTCGACACTGATCTCCTTGAGATGGGCGATCCCTTGGAATCAATTGTTGACATGTACTCGGACAGTTCGCCGTACTTGCGATCGCCGATTAGGTTCGACTTCGATCCGAAGTCCGCCAAAGCAATGCATCCCGAGAGCCACCTGACAATGATTTCTTCTTCGTGCCGCTTGCCGTGCATTGCGGCCATGCACCCCCACCGATTCGTCGATTTCGTGTTTCGCAACTTCTATCCACATCTGTGGGCTGAGCACCGCCTCTTCTTTGAGCCCTCTGAGTCGAGGAATATTGCCGGTTGGCAACTGCCTCACGAGCAGCGTGCTGCCCCGTACTTCGCCTGGGCTTCGCTCTAG
- a CDS encoding SAF domain-containing protein gives MAAVIVTALGCLIGAWAWSASTDTQEVLAARDTIHRGETIEAGDLQRIWISRDPLLSPLPASAFDDIVGQRAALDISEGGLLTDASASDEALPPQGQTIVGISLTPAQVPAMPLYGGDKVRIITTPGVEGTPAPSTPQFTVAEVVSTAIDETTGNTVVNVVVPYADAGVLAAQAATGNVALVLDSGAE, from the coding sequence GTGGCTGCGGTCATCGTCACCGCCCTCGGCTGCCTGATCGGGGCCTGGGCCTGGAGTGCCTCCACCGACACCCAGGAAGTCCTCGCTGCACGCGACACGATCCATCGGGGCGAGACCATCGAGGCCGGTGACCTTCAGAGAATCTGGATCAGCCGCGACCCCCTCCTGAGCCCGCTGCCTGCTTCGGCCTTCGACGACATCGTCGGCCAGAGGGCCGCGCTCGACATCTCTGAAGGCGGGTTGCTCACCGACGCATCGGCCAGTGACGAGGCGCTGCCCCCGCAGGGCCAGACCATTGTGGGAATCTCACTCACGCCCGCACAGGTGCCGGCGATGCCGCTGTACGGCGGCGACAAGGTGCGGATCATCACCACACCAGGAGTCGAAGGCACGCCGGCCCCGAGTACCCCTCAATTCACCGTCGCCGAAGTGGTCAGCACGGCCATCGATGAGACGACCGGCAACACCGTTGTCAACGTCGTGGTGCCGTACGCCGACGCCGGTGTTCTCGCTGCGCAGGCGGCGACGGGCAATGTCGCTCTGGTGCTCGACTCCGGAGCCGAGTGA
- a CDS encoding type II secretion system F family protein, protein MNLLTASLAGGLIAVGVFGVIVGLRPTAQPPRERPTFKGHRLKFSSRTRTLLVVGVGLGVLGWMLTGWILALVIGPAATIGLPALLAAPPAATQIHRLEAMEEWTRSLAGVLTVGIGLEQALVATLRSTPAPINAEVGRLVARLRARWDTETALRAFADELDDATGDLIAANLILGARRRGAGLASVLEGLAESVATDVRARRQVEADRAKPRATARWVTLISASVLVVLALSGSYVEPYSSPVGQVILVVLLAAYVATLVWMRRMATGKPLPRFLEAQCDTAAAR, encoded by the coding sequence ATGAACCTATTGACAGCCAGCCTTGCGGGCGGCCTGATCGCCGTCGGTGTCTTCGGTGTCATCGTCGGCTTGCGACCAACAGCTCAGCCACCTCGAGAGCGTCCCACCTTCAAGGGACACCGTCTGAAGTTCTCCTCGCGCACACGCACGCTGCTGGTGGTCGGTGTTGGACTGGGTGTCCTCGGTTGGATGCTGACCGGCTGGATCCTCGCGCTGGTCATCGGACCGGCTGCGACCATCGGGCTCCCGGCCCTGCTGGCTGCTCCCCCAGCAGCCACCCAGATCCACCGGCTCGAAGCCATGGAGGAATGGACGCGCTCGCTCGCGGGTGTGCTGACCGTCGGCATCGGTCTCGAGCAGGCGCTCGTGGCGACGTTGCGCTCCACGCCGGCGCCGATCAACGCCGAGGTTGGGCGGCTCGTGGCCCGACTTCGGGCGCGCTGGGACACCGAGACCGCACTGCGGGCCTTCGCCGACGAGCTCGACGACGCCACCGGGGACCTGATCGCCGCCAACCTGATCCTGGGCGCGCGGCGGCGCGGTGCGGGCCTCGCGAGCGTCCTCGAAGGGCTGGCGGAGTCCGTCGCCACCGACGTACGGGCCAGGCGTCAGGTGGAGGCCGATCGAGCCAAACCGCGAGCGACGGCGCGGTGGGTGACGCTGATCAGTGCCAGCGTCCTGGTCGTCCTTGCCCTGTCGGGAAGTTACGTCGAGCCCTACAGCAGCCCCGTGGGCCAGGTGATCCTCGTGGTCCTGCTTGCCGCGTACGTCGCCACCCTCGTCTGGATGCGACGGATGGCCACGGGCAAACCGTTGCCGCGCTTCCTCGAGGCTCAGTGCGACACGGCGGCAGCGCGATGA
- a CDS encoding TadE family protein — translation MSKHKPARSSSRARGRGEKGSVSIELVILMPALFALMFLGMQAALHYQARTVAIAAAQQGARAVGAEHGRESDGVHAADDFIVEAGGADVLTGTSTSASRTATRATVTVTGFSLSVIPGWKVRITQTASVPVEHLTAPIPQGSP, via the coding sequence ATGTCCAAGCACAAGCCGGCAAGATCCAGTAGCCGGGCCCGCGGGCGCGGTGAGAAGGGTTCGGTTTCGATCGAACTCGTCATCCTCATGCCCGCACTCTTTGCGCTCATGTTCTTGGGCATGCAGGCGGCGCTGCACTACCAGGCGCGCACTGTCGCCATCGCCGCCGCACAACAGGGTGCTCGCGCGGTGGGGGCCGAGCATGGACGCGAGTCCGACGGCGTTCACGCGGCCGACGACTTCATCGTCGAGGCGGGCGGAGCAGACGTACTCACAGGCACGTCAACCAGCGCGAGCCGCACGGCAACACGGGCCACGGTGACCGTGACCGGCTTCAGCCTGAGCGTCATCCCGGGCTGGAAAGTCCGCATCACCCAGACGGCGAGCGTCCCCGTCGAACACCTCACGGCTCCCATCCCCCAGGGGTCCCCATGA
- a CDS encoding CpaF family protein has product MTGTSSDLNGYGDLTRLPLFNEPPRSAPSPTATLGTPVAALPTSATDVDWALVSSLRARASEQLSQTVASDRGRLDRAAQEELGRSIVLDLIESAMTDDVDSGHGAWSPARQLATAQAVFDALFRLGRLQPLVDNDDIENIVIVGHDKVLLELIDGRLVDGPPVADSDQELIDFLVFLASRSEANARSFSEAQPRLHLRLDGGSRLAAAAWVTPRPSVVIRRHRLMQVTLDDLVARDMLSPTAASFLRAAVRARHSIVVSGAQGAGKTTLVRALCAEIDEGEAIATFETEYELHLHELDRHKIVHAWEARPGSGERGSDGRQAGEFTIDEALVDSFRFNLSRQIVGEVRGKEIWAMIKAMESGTGSISTTHAADGVAAVRKLVTCAMEAGPHVTQGLATSKLAATVDLIVQLSMVTTTGSGGAQRTRRVAEIIALAPGEREVGYATTHVFRADASGVAVPDVLPDEYRTLTRHGFDLGAYLSTQLGVVQP; this is encoded by the coding sequence ATGACCGGGACGTCGAGCGATCTCAACGGCTACGGGGACCTGACGCGCCTCCCCCTCTTCAACGAACCTCCCCGCAGCGCGCCGTCACCCACGGCCACGCTCGGTACGCCGGTTGCCGCTCTCCCAACGTCAGCCACCGACGTCGACTGGGCGTTGGTCTCCTCCTTGCGTGCTCGCGCGTCGGAGCAACTGAGCCAAACCGTCGCCTCGGATCGTGGCCGCCTCGACCGGGCCGCCCAGGAGGAACTCGGGCGATCCATCGTGCTGGACCTCATCGAGTCGGCGATGACCGACGACGTGGACTCCGGCCACGGCGCGTGGAGTCCCGCTCGGCAACTGGCGACCGCACAGGCTGTCTTCGACGCGCTCTTCCGGCTCGGACGCCTTCAACCCCTGGTGGACAACGACGATATCGAGAACATCGTCATCGTGGGTCACGACAAGGTCCTCTTGGAGTTGATCGATGGCCGGCTGGTCGACGGTCCGCCGGTGGCAGATTCGGATCAGGAGCTGATCGACTTCCTGGTCTTCCTCGCCTCCCGCAGCGAGGCCAATGCCCGGTCCTTCTCCGAGGCACAGCCGCGGCTCCACTTGCGGTTGGACGGCGGTTCTCGCCTCGCTGCTGCAGCGTGGGTGACACCACGTCCCTCGGTGGTGATCCGCCGACACCGACTCATGCAGGTCACCCTCGACGACCTCGTCGCTCGGGACATGCTCTCGCCCACAGCAGCCTCGTTCCTGCGGGCAGCCGTCCGGGCTCGTCATTCCATCGTGGTCTCCGGAGCCCAGGGAGCCGGCAAGACCACCTTGGTCCGGGCGCTGTGCGCCGAGATCGACGAAGGGGAGGCGATCGCCACGTTCGAGACCGAGTACGAACTCCACCTGCATGAACTCGACCGGCACAAGATCGTCCATGCCTGGGAGGCGCGGCCGGGATCAGGTGAGCGTGGTTCCGATGGCCGCCAGGCCGGCGAGTTCACCATCGACGAGGCGCTCGTCGACTCCTTCCGCTTCAATCTCTCGCGCCAGATCGTCGGCGAAGTCCGAGGCAAGGAGATCTGGGCCATGATCAAGGCCATGGAGTCCGGCACCGGCTCCATCTCGACCACGCATGCCGCCGACGGCGTCGCCGCTGTGCGCAAACTCGTCACCTGCGCGATGGAAGCCGGGCCACACGTCACCCAGGGGCTGGCCACCAGCAAGCTGGCCGCCACCGTCGACCTGATCGTCCAACTCAGCATGGTGACCACCACCGGATCGGGTGGCGCACAGCGCACCAGGCGGGTCGCGGAGATCATCGCGCTGGCCCCCGGCGAGCGGGAAGTGGGGTACGCGACCACCCACGTCTTCCGTGCGGACGCCTCGGGGGTGGCGGTTCCCGACGTACTCCCCGACGAGTACCGGACGCTGACCCGACACGGGTTCGACCTCGGGGCGTACCTCTCGACCCAACTGGGCGTGGTGCAGCCATGA
- a CDS encoding type II secretion system F family protein translates to MISGLQLAVLAGGFLGLGLTLAVARLLPVEPDLVDALDRVSSPRRRTSAGVASLRTRKERLGLWGLRVLPPGLWVRTPVRELALLRISVAQFYGEKLTFAGLGLLIPPGLIALFTQLGLDVPLPIPALASIGLAAVMFFIPNYNAHDEARKARVEFARALGAYIDLVALERLNGIGVRQAMEAAAEVGDSWVFTRLSEELTRSRWSGLPPWDALHTLATELGLPELDDFADIMRLSGEEGASVYATLRARSSAMRTAMLNDEIAQANAVGERMTIPGSLLGVIFMALLVAPSLLRMVTSS, encoded by the coding sequence ATGATCAGCGGACTCCAACTCGCTGTCCTCGCCGGGGGCTTCCTCGGGTTGGGTCTGACGTTGGCCGTCGCCCGGCTTCTTCCCGTTGAACCGGATCTCGTCGATGCTCTGGACCGCGTCTCCTCGCCACGCCGACGCACGAGCGCCGGCGTCGCGTCCCTGCGTACGCGCAAGGAACGGCTCGGACTCTGGGGTCTGCGGGTGCTTCCTCCCGGACTTTGGGTGCGTACGCCGGTGCGCGAGTTGGCCCTGCTGCGGATCTCCGTGGCGCAGTTCTACGGCGAGAAACTGACCTTCGCGGGGCTAGGGCTTCTGATCCCGCCGGGGCTCATCGCCCTCTTCACCCAACTCGGCCTGGATGTCCCGCTCCCGATCCCGGCGCTGGCCTCCATCGGTCTCGCGGCCGTCATGTTCTTCATCCCGAACTACAACGCCCACGACGAGGCGCGGAAGGCTCGAGTCGAGTTCGCCCGGGCCCTGGGTGCTTACATCGATCTCGTGGCGCTCGAACGCCTCAACGGGATCGGGGTGCGGCAAGCGATGGAAGCAGCCGCCGAGGTCGGCGACTCGTGGGTCTTCACCCGCCTGTCCGAAGAGCTGACTCGATCCCGGTGGTCGGGACTGCCGCCCTGGGACGCCCTGCACACCTTGGCAACAGAGCTCGGACTCCCCGAGCTCGATGACTTCGCCGACATCATGCGCCTGTCCGGCGAGGAGGGAGCCAGCGTGTACGCCACCCTGCGCGCCCGCTCCTCGGCCATGCGGACCGCGATGCTCAACGACGAGATCGCTCAAGCGAACGCTGTGGGAGAGCGGATGACGATCCCCGGCTCGCTTCTCGGGGTCATCTTCATGGCATTGCTCGTCGCGCCCTCATTGCTTCGCATGGTCACCAGCTCGTGA
- a CDS encoding DEAD/DEAH box helicase codes for MPLEVVQGESRSRLAAQALASALRPLVSDGTLYLGYPVLATADDKVNVDGLLVSPEQGLVAFVLAGTQPSSQTELVGYVDEQDRLYRVLESHLGRHESLRAGRGLAVTPDTATLFPAPLAPNLDVSREPGYFGDTNGLEAWLAQRKSIDTSVQQALQAALQRVATIKPTKKRAGVVKPSSRGAIMKEIEKGIANLDRWQKSAAIESPEGPQRIRGLAGSGKTVVLALKAAYLHTQHPDWNIALTFHSRALYQQIEDLVTRFTFEHSNDRPDYTQLKIAHSWGSNSKPGVYSLIANALGEEPRNWSYARGTYGMDDAFRGICIELLEVAKARTVTPIFDAVLIDEAQDLPPEFFQLVYLFTKDPKRIVWGYDELQKLSESVMPSTDELFGLGPNGESLINLASGPNDPRRDIVLPICYRNTPQALATAHALGLGVYRDEGLVQHPDDPSLWRDIGYEVHRGALDFGSPVSLSRDQQSSPDYFKELVKPSDAVVAHGFKTEAEQDSWIADQIQTNLSVDELEFDDILIVLPDAYTSKSRYAKLARQLRARDIPSHLVGVGTSVDEVFRNDSVAVAHIFRAKGNEAPMVYAVDSHRADRDFDVLTARNTLFTAITRSRAWVRITGHGDTMKEIQDEVAQTATKGYRLDFTIPTEAELAVIRETYREVDPETLKDEAAEAFSKYLEIAERGEIDFDSLPPALRTRFANVHKRD; via the coding sequence GTGCCACTCGAAGTCGTCCAGGGCGAAAGTCGTTCGCGACTCGCAGCGCAGGCATTGGCCTCGGCGCTTAGGCCGCTCGTGTCCGACGGCACCTTGTATTTGGGGTACCCCGTCCTCGCCACAGCCGACGACAAGGTGAATGTCGACGGCCTGCTGGTGAGCCCCGAACAAGGTTTAGTCGCCTTCGTGCTCGCAGGCACTCAGCCGTCCAGCCAGACGGAACTTGTTGGATATGTTGACGAGCAGGACCGTCTGTACCGAGTTCTCGAAAGCCATCTCGGCAGGCACGAGTCGCTTCGCGCGGGTCGCGGTTTGGCGGTGACCCCGGACACCGCCACGCTCTTCCCTGCCCCACTCGCGCCGAATCTGGATGTGTCTCGAGAACCTGGCTACTTCGGAGATACCAACGGACTTGAAGCGTGGCTTGCTCAGCGAAAGAGCATCGACACCTCGGTCCAGCAGGCATTGCAGGCGGCTCTACAACGAGTCGCAACGATCAAGCCGACCAAGAAGCGAGCCGGTGTCGTCAAGCCTTCATCGCGCGGCGCAATCATGAAGGAGATCGAGAAGGGCATCGCCAATCTCGATAGGTGGCAGAAGAGCGCGGCGATCGAGAGCCCGGAGGGTCCCCAGCGAATCAGAGGGCTGGCGGGCTCCGGTAAGACGGTGGTTCTCGCCTTGAAAGCGGCGTACCTCCACACCCAACATCCTGATTGGAACATCGCGCTCACCTTCCACTCGCGCGCCCTGTACCAGCAGATCGAGGATCTCGTCACCCGCTTCACGTTCGAGCACAGCAACGACCGGCCCGATTACACGCAACTGAAGATCGCCCACTCGTGGGGCTCGAACAGCAAGCCCGGTGTCTATAGCCTGATAGCGAACGCGCTGGGCGAAGAGCCTCGAAATTGGTCTTACGCGCGGGGGACGTATGGTATGGACGACGCCTTCCGAGGAATCTGTATCGAACTCCTGGAAGTGGCGAAGGCCCGCACGGTCACGCCCATCTTCGATGCCGTTCTGATCGACGAAGCCCAAGATCTCCCACCCGAGTTCTTCCAGCTCGTCTACCTCTTCACCAAGGACCCGAAGCGGATCGTTTGGGGCTACGACGAACTGCAGAAACTTTCCGAGTCCGTCATGCCGAGCACCGACGAACTCTTCGGGCTCGGCCCCAATGGCGAGTCACTGATCAACCTTGCTTCGGGGCCAAACGACCCGCGTCGAGACATCGTGCTGCCGATCTGTTACCGCAATACGCCACAGGCACTGGCGACCGCACACGCGCTGGGGCTCGGCGTGTATCGCGATGAGGGACTTGTGCAGCACCCGGATGACCCATCTCTGTGGCGGGACATCGGATACGAGGTGCATCGGGGTGCCCTGGACTTCGGATCTCCTGTATCTCTCAGTCGTGACCAGCAGAGTTCCCCCGACTACTTCAAGGAACTCGTCAAGCCCTCGGATGCAGTGGTGGCGCACGGCTTCAAGACCGAAGCAGAGCAGGACTCCTGGATTGCGGACCAGATCCAAACCAACCTCAGCGTTGACGAGTTGGAGTTCGATGACATCCTGATCGTCCTTCCAGATGCGTACACGTCCAAGAGTCGATACGCAAAGTTGGCGCGGCAACTCCGCGCACGCGACATTCCGAGCCACCTCGTGGGCGTCGGTACGAGCGTTGATGAGGTGTTCCGTAACGACAGCGTGGCTGTTGCACACATTTTCCGGGCAAAGGGCAACGAAGCCCCAATGGTGTATGCCGTTGATTCCCACCGCGCAGATCGAGACTTCGACGTACTCACCGCACGGAACACGCTTTTCACGGCGATCACGCGTAGTCGGGCATGGGTTCGCATCACCGGGCACGGCGACACGATGAAGGAAATCCAAGACGAGGTCGCACAAACTGCAACCAAGGGCTACCGTCTCGACTTCACTATCCCCACAGAGGCCGAACTAGCTGTGATTCGCGAGACATACCGAGAGGTTGACCCGGAGACACTGAAGGACGAGGCAGCAGAAGCATTCTCAAAGTACTTGGAGATTGCCGAGCGTGGGGAAATTGATTTCGACTCACTCCCACCCGCTCTTCGAACTCGATTCGCAAACGTCCATAAGAGAGACTAA
- the mobF gene encoding MobF family relaxase, which produces MTVSMRRMSAGTGYRYLLRSVAAGDGNRALSTPLTRYYSETGTPPGRWMGSGLAALGGGHLRVGMQVSEAQLALLIGMGRDPVSGDQLGLAYPTYKKLAARVDERVTGLDPGLDEEECAAEISRIEAEESAAGMRHAVAGFDLTFSVPKSVSVLWGVADAATKERIVNAHHEAVAHVLAFFEREVAATRTGLADSDGAIAQVGVAGVAAVAYDHYDSRAGDPQLHTHLVVSNKVLTLRDGRWRSLDGRPVYASVTGLSAHYNALLADRLTRDVGVEWERRQRGADRNSQWEIVGVGDDLVTEFSGRTREIEKKKDELIAAYVADQGRMPSAKKIVELRAQATLATRPAKETRSLADLTGEWRERAQARMGRDATAWAATLLGGGSSLLAAEDVPLVAVEAIARDVVSAVSEKRAVWSHWNLMAEASKQTMDLRFATAAEREAVVAMIVDAAQTGSVALTPPELAISPVRLQRDDGTSVFRPRHSVKYSSTTVIEAEARLLDRAETTGGPVVRLSVVARVLTKQHRELSPEQRAAVVSITASGRSVDLLVGPAGSGKTTTMGALRSAWIVEHGRGSVVGLAPSAAAAQALSEDLGIACDNTAKWLHEYDRGRTELRTGQLVIIDEATLAGTATLDRITGIATAAGAKVLLVGDPHQLQSVEAGGVFALLVDRRPDAPELQDLHRFRHEWEKAATLSLREGEVEVISAYAQQDRIREGLTDEMLDAAYEAWRKDCDAGLASVLVTESAHAVRALNERARAERIMSDGVVDPREVDLADGSRASVGDVVITRRNDRTLRTMPGGWVKNGDRWRVTDIRRDGSAVVRRLDARGAGTVLPAEYVGQHLDLGYAVTAHRAQGITVDTSHVVVTPRTTRENLYVSMTRGRESNIAYVALDQPDDSHTTPEPDEVSARTVLFGVLQHTGASLSAHQTIAVEYETHGGIDRIAAELETIAAEAQHDRFVDLLSRSGLTTDQHTAVVESSAFGPLTAALRGAEAHHHDLEHLVPRVVGQHDLGDASDIAAVLRYRVEKAASVAPRGCRLRPRLIAGLIAEPLGAMSAQDHRAVDERKALIEARARELVDRGIASGEPWVRRLGEQPTDSVDRGRWILAASSVAAYRDRYKITGDLPLGNGATNDAQHADRQRAHSALREAVRLSQTAESPRGRPVPALHAVSGPQGRWEAGCPQARVSGVAPPTPPS; this is translated from the coding sequence GTGACTGTCTCGATGCGCCGGATGTCAGCAGGCACCGGTTACCGCTATCTCCTGCGCAGCGTCGCGGCGGGAGACGGCAACCGCGCCCTGTCGACACCGCTCACGCGGTACTACTCCGAGACAGGTACTCCTCCCGGCCGCTGGATGGGCTCCGGACTCGCTGCGCTGGGCGGCGGCCACCTGCGCGTCGGAATGCAGGTGAGTGAGGCACAACTGGCACTGCTGATCGGGATGGGACGCGATCCCGTGTCCGGCGACCAACTCGGGCTCGCCTACCCGACCTACAAGAAGCTGGCCGCACGAGTCGACGAGCGGGTCACGGGACTGGACCCAGGCCTGGACGAGGAGGAGTGCGCCGCAGAGATCTCGCGGATCGAAGCCGAAGAAAGCGCTGCCGGGATGCGGCACGCCGTCGCTGGTTTCGACCTGACGTTCAGCGTCCCGAAGTCGGTATCGGTGCTGTGGGGTGTGGCCGACGCCGCCACCAAGGAACGCATCGTCAACGCTCACCATGAAGCAGTCGCCCACGTGCTCGCCTTCTTCGAGCGTGAGGTGGCGGCCACCCGTACCGGGCTCGCCGACAGCGACGGAGCCATCGCCCAAGTGGGGGTCGCAGGAGTTGCTGCGGTGGCGTACGACCACTACGACTCCCGCGCCGGTGACCCTCAACTCCACACGCATCTGGTGGTGTCGAACAAGGTCCTCACGCTGCGCGACGGACGGTGGCGCAGTCTCGACGGTCGACCGGTGTACGCCTCGGTCACGGGTCTCTCGGCTCATTACAACGCGCTGCTCGCGGACCGGCTCACCCGAGATGTCGGGGTGGAGTGGGAACGACGTCAGCGTGGGGCCGACCGCAATTCGCAGTGGGAGATCGTCGGCGTCGGCGACGACCTGGTCACCGAGTTCTCGGGGCGCACCCGCGAGATCGAGAAGAAGAAGGACGAACTCATCGCGGCGTACGTCGCGGACCAGGGGCGTATGCCGTCGGCGAAGAAGATCGTCGAACTGCGCGCTCAGGCGACCCTGGCCACGCGCCCCGCGAAGGAGACGCGGTCGCTGGCGGACCTGACGGGGGAGTGGCGCGAGCGGGCCCAAGCCCGGATGGGACGTGACGCGACCGCGTGGGCGGCGACGCTGCTCGGTGGCGGATCATCGCTCCTGGCTGCTGAGGATGTCCCTCTTGTCGCGGTGGAGGCCATCGCCCGCGATGTGGTGTCGGCGGTCAGCGAGAAGCGTGCCGTGTGGAGTCACTGGAACCTGATGGCGGAGGCGTCGAAGCAGACGATGGATCTGCGCTTCGCCACCGCGGCCGAACGCGAGGCTGTGGTCGCGATGATCGTTGACGCGGCCCAGACCGGCTCGGTGGCGTTGACGCCTCCCGAGCTCGCGATCAGTCCGGTGCGGTTGCAGCGCGACGACGGGACAAGCGTGTTCCGGCCGCGCCACTCGGTGAAGTACTCCTCCACCACCGTGATCGAGGCCGAGGCGCGTCTCCTGGACCGAGCCGAAACCACGGGCGGGCCGGTTGTTCGTCTATCCGTGGTGGCCCGGGTGCTCACCAAGCAGCATCGCGAACTCAGCCCCGAACAGCGGGCCGCCGTCGTGAGCATCACCGCTTCGGGACGCTCCGTCGACCTCCTCGTGGGGCCAGCCGGCTCGGGCAAGACCACGACCATGGGAGCCCTGCGATCCGCCTGGATCGTCGAGCATGGGCGGGGGAGCGTGGTGGGTTTGGCACCCTCGGCGGCAGCTGCCCAGGCGCTGTCCGAGGACCTAGGCATCGCGTGCGACAACACGGCCAAGTGGCTCCACGAGTACGACCGTGGCCGCACGGAGCTGCGTACGGGCCAGCTGGTGATCATCGACGAGGCCACGCTCGCGGGCACGGCAACGCTCGACCGGATCACCGGCATCGCCACGGCGGCGGGAGCCAAGGTGCTACTCGTCGGCGACCCACACCAGCTGCAGTCGGTCGAGGCCGGTGGCGTCTTCGCGCTCCTGGTCGACCGGCGTCCGGACGCCCCCGAACTCCAGGATCTCCATCGCTTCCGCCACGAATGGGAGAAGGCAGCAACCCTCTCCCTCCGCGAAGGGGAGGTCGAGGTGATCTCTGCGTATGCCCAACAGGATCGAATCCGCGAAGGGCTCACCGACGAGATGCTCGACGCCGCGTACGAGGCCTGGCGCAAGGACTGCGACGCGGGGTTGGCCAGCGTCCTCGTCACGGAGTCTGCGCACGCCGTCCGTGCGCTCAACGAGCGCGCGCGGGCCGAACGCATCATGAGCGACGGGGTCGTGGACCCTCGGGAGGTGGACCTCGCTGACGGGAGCCGTGCCTCGGTCGGTGACGTCGTCATCACCCGCCGCAACGACCGCACCCTCCGGACCATGCCGGGTGGCTGGGTCAAGAACGGCGACCGGTGGCGCGTCACGGACATCCGGCGGGATGGCTCCGCGGTCGTGCGACGCCTCGACGCACGAGGCGCCGGCACGGTCTTGCCGGCCGAGTACGTCGGCCAGCACCTTGACCTCGGGTACGCGGTGACCGCGCACCGTGCCCAAGGCATCACCGTCGACACGTCCCACGTCGTCGTCACACCGAGGACGACACGAGAGAACCTGTACGTGTCGATGACGCGTGGCCGAGAATCGAACATCGCGTACGTCGCCCTCGACCAACCCGACGACAGCCACACCACGCCCGAGCCTGATGAGGTGAGCGCGAGGACGGTGTTGTTCGGAGTGCTCCAGCACACGGGCGCCAGCTTGTCGGCGCACCAGACGATCGCGGTCGAGTACGAGACCCACGGGGGGATCGACCGGATCGCCGCGGAACTCGAAACGATCGCCGCAGAGGCACAACACGACCGCTTCGTCGACCTATTGAGCCGATCCGGGCTGACCACGGACCAGCACACTGCAGTGGTGGAGTCCTCCGCGTTCGGACCCCTCACCGCGGCGCTCCGCGGAGCCGAGGCCCACCATCACGACCTCGAGCACCTGGTGCCGCGCGTGGTTGGTCAACACGACCTGGGCGATGCCAGTGACATCGCCGCGGTGCTCCGCTACCGCGTTGAGAAGGCTGCCTCCGTGGCACCGCGTGGATGCCGACTGCGTCCGAGGCTGATTGCTGGGCTGATTGCCGAGCCTCTGGGGGCGATGAGCGCGCAAGATCATCGGGCAGTGGACGAGCGCAAGGCGTTAATCGAAGCACGTGCGCGGGAACTCGTGGACCGGGGCATCGCGAGCGGCGAACCCTGGGTGCGAAGGCTGGGGGAGCAGCCAACGGATTCGGTCGATCGAGGTCGTTGGATCCTGGCTGCGTCATCTGTCGCTGCCTACCGCGACCGCTACAAGATCACTGGTGACCTGCCGCTCGGCAACGGAGCGACGAACGACGCCCAGCACGCGGACCGTCAACGGGCGCACAGCGCCCTGCGCGAGGCAGTTCGGCTGTCGCAGACGGCTGAATCTCCGCGCGGCCGACCTGTGCCTGCGCTGCACGCCGTTTCTGGTCCACAGGGGCGTTGGGAGGCCGGTTGTCCACAGGCTCGGGTGTCGGGGGTGGCACCGCCGACACCGCCGTCGTAG